A window of Syntrophales bacterium genomic DNA:
ACTATTTGTCCACTAACCTATCTTGAAGTCTATCTGAAATCGAAAAATATATCCGGTGCTGTCTATCCCGGCTCCTTTGTCATAGAAAGAATAGAAAACATAATCTATATTGAGAACTTAGCAACCCTTGAGAGAATCACCTGTCTCACGGCAATTTTTTTCATGGTCGTTTTGCTTTCCTTCTGGTTCAAGCCGATTAAGTTGAAGCGGGAAAAAAAGAAAAAGTGAACATGGTCAAAAAAATAAACATATCACATAGTGCTTTTATATCAAGATATTAAAAAGTAACTTGTCCTTTCAAAACAGAATCCATCGTGCTCAAAGATTTTTTCGATACGGTTGCTTCCCGCAAGCTCAACATTGCAGGCGGGGAGCTACAGATTTAGTGTCACCCTGAGAAAACCATGTCCTGAACTTGTTTCAGGATCAATTGCAGGGTCTCATGGGGGGTTCTGAACGAGATTCTGAAATGAATTCAGAATGACAAAGGAACTTTACAACGGCTGAAAGCTTATAAGGTTTAGATAACCTATGAAACGAAAATCCACTACATTTCCTGTCCTCTTCGCGATTACCGCTCTTGGTATATCTTCGGTAATAACCCAGATTACTGTTATTCGCGAATTTATAAATGTCTTTGAAGGAAATGAGATCGTCCTTGGTATCCTCTTTTCTCTCTGGCTCTTACTTACAGGGTTGGGGGCATGGCTTGCGAAATTCATATCATCTTCTCGCGCACAGATGTTTATGCTCCGCCTGTCACTTTATCTTGTTGCCTTCCTTCCCATTTTTCATATTCTCCTTATCCGCTTTTTGAGAAATGAGATGTTTATCAGAGGAGAGCTTCCCGGCATCGGTCCCATGATCATCTGGGCGGGGATTCTTCTCGTGCCTTATTGTATCCTTTCCGGGGGATTACTTACCATTGCCTGCGGTATCCTTGCCGTCAACAGTTCTGATGACCGCAGTATCGGCAGAATCTATTTTTTTGATAATATTGGCGATATCTTAGGCGGTCTCCTTTTTACCTTCGTCCTTGTCCGTTTTTGCAATAATCTCAATGCTTTGTACCTTCCCGCATTTCTCTGTCTTTCAGGGTTCCTGTTGCTCACGCCACAGGGCTTCAGCCGGAGATTGCTTTACGGCTCTCTCGGAGTCTTTGGGCTGGCATCGATTATTTATAGTGGCTGGTTTGTGCCCCTTGACGGTATCTCCCTGAAATGGTTGTATCCGTACCAGACGATAGTGGATCACCGGGAATCCCCCTACGGGAGACTGGTTGTTACCCGGGGGCATGATCAGACCTCTTTTTTCGAAAACGGGGGACACCTCTTCTCCGTTCCCAATACCTTTGCCAATGAAGAAATCGTGCATTACGCACTATTACAACTCCCGAAAGTTCAGTCAGTCCTTCTGGTTTCAGGCGGTGTTGCCGGCGTTATTGATGAGATCATGAAGTATGATGTCAAAAATCTCGATTATGTTGAACTTGATCCCGCGATCATATCCTCCGGCGTGAAGCACCTTGGCATCCGTTTTCCATCGGCAGTTCACCTTCATCTTGATGACGGAAGAAAGTTTATTCAAAGGACAGATAAAAAATATGACGGCATAATCCTCGATCTTCCTCCTCCGGGATCGCTCCAGCTCAACCGTTTTTATACACTTGAATTTTTCAAGGAGGCCAGATCAAAGCTACTGCCGGGGGGAGTCATCTGTTTCGGTACTCCAGGGGCGGAGAATTATATCAGCGATGATCAGGCACGCTTCCTTTCTACCTTAAAAAATACACTCAAACAGGTCTTCAAGCATGTCCTGATTATACCGGGGGATAGGAATATTTTCATCGCGTCTGACTCACCCCTCTCTTCCGATATAGCGTCACTCGTCTCCTCACGAAACATTGAAACGGTTTACGTTAATGAAAATTACCTCGCCGGGAGAGTAACACCGGAGAGGTTATCCTTCATAGAGGGCAGCATAATTGATAGCGTTCCGGTGAACCGCGACTTGCGACCTACGGCATTTTTCTACCGGATGAATATCTGGCTTAACATGTTTCAGGAAAACTACAGGATACTTTTGATTGCCGTATTCCTGTTCTTCATTTTATATTTTTTCCGGATCGGGATCGTTAGAAAGGCCATATTCTCAACGGGTTTTACAGCTTCATCCATGGAGATAGTCATTCTCCTCTGTTACCAGATTCTGCATGGCAGTGTTTACACAGGAATAGGCATGATCGTCGCTTCATTCATGTTAGGACTTGCGGTAGGAAGCTTTATGGCAAACAGAATGATTTCAGGGCGTTATGTAATCAAGACGAGGTCGATTCTGGAGGTTGAGATAGCGATTGTAGTCTACATTATTTTATTTATGATAATGCTCTTCTGGGGGCGAGCTCTGCTCGGTGGTATTTCCTTTGCTCTTCTGACCGTTCTCATCGGTGCATTGACAGGATTTGAATTTCCCATCGCCGGGAAAATTCTCTTTTCCTCTCCCTGGGAGACAGCCGGTTCTCTTTATGCTGCCGATCTATTAGGGGCAAGCCTGGGTGCGCTCCTTGTCTGTCTTTTCGTTATCCCTGTTTTTGGAATTTACTATACTTGTCTGTTTCTGATAGTATTTAAGATACTCATCATCTTCGGGCTGCTCGTTCGGGGAAGGACCGCTGTATGAAAAAATGGAGAAGAAATGTATTTTACGCGAAGAGAGCTGATTAAAACAGGTATTGTCTGTACGCTGTCCTTATCTTCAACGGATGTCTTTGCGCGGTGGGTTTTGCCCTCCGAAAAGAATGAGAAGAAAATCACTCGAAACGATGCCCCGGATAAACTCTGGAAGTGGTCGAAAGAGGTGTACTTCAAAGTGGAAAGGGGCGAAAACGTTCAGTGTCTCACCTGCCCGAATCAATGTTTCCTGGAGCCGAATGCCCGGAGCAAGTGCCAATCCCACGTCAACAAGGATGGAAAGCTATACACGCTGGTTTATGGCAATCCCTGCGCGGTACATATTGATCCTATTGAAAAAAAACCTCTGTATCATTTTTTCCCTTCGTCAAGGACGTTTTCCATAGCCACAACAGGATGCAGCTTTCGATGCCTTAACTGCCAAAACTGGGAGATATCTCAGGTTAAGCCTGAGGATGTCAGATTTGTGGAAATGTTTCCTGACGCTGTTGTGGAAAATGCCCGAAAGAATGATTGCGGGAGTATCGCCTATACATATTCTGAGGCAACGACTTTTTATGAATACATGCTGGATACATCCAGGCTGGCACGTGAAGCGGGCATCAAAAATGTCTGGGTTTCAAATGGTTATATCAACAAGCCCCCGCTCCTGGAGCTTTGCAGGACACTGGATGGTGCAAATATTGATATCAAGAATTTTTCCGAGGAGATCTATTCACGCCTGAATGCCGGCCGGTTGAAACCGGTTTTGAGGACTGTCACGATACTGAAGGAAAGAGGTGTCTGGTTTGAAATAACTGCCCTGATCGTACCGACATATTCAGATAACATGGAGATGATAAAGCGGATGTGCGAATGGATACTGGAAAATCTTGGTCCCGACTATCCTCTCCATTTTTCACGTTTCTTCCCTCGGTACAAGCTGACACATCTTCCTCCTACTTCCATACCGTTTCTGGAAAACGCGAGGGAAACGGCCATGAAAATGGGGATTCACTATGTTTATGTGGGGAATATACCTCAGGCGGACTCGAATCATACATACTGCCCCTCCTGCAAAAAGAGGATTATAGAACGTCTCGGATATCAGATTGAGGAAAACAGGATCGTAGATGGCAGATGTGCCTTTTGCCGGCAGACGATTGCAGGTGTCTGGGAATAGGTGATTGGTAAAATTTCTTGACCGTCCGACTGACATTGAGATATTAATAATATTAAATAAATGGAGGGTTATGCCGATGAAAATAGCAGTACTGACAGGTGGAGGAGACTGTCCCGGTTTGAACGGGGCGATCAAATGGGTTACAAAAACAGCCCTCGATCCCCAACTTGAAGAGAAACGTTCTGTAAAGTTTGAAGTTGTCGGTATAATGAATGGTTGGAAGGGGTTAGTAGAGGTTGACCCCGATAATCCGGAAAGCTGTGCCCGTCACCTGAAACATTTAGACGAAGAGGTCGTCAGGACATGGGACCGCTTTGGCGGAACAAACCTTGGAGCATCGCGAACAAATCCCTTCAACCCGAAAAACGACCGGTCAGAAAAACTGCTCGAAAATGTCAGGAAGCTCGGGATTGATGTCATCGTGGCGATTGGGGGCGAGGATACCCTGGGGGTTGCCCATATTTTACACAAACGAGGGATTAAAACGGTTGGAATTCCTAAAACTATCGACAATGACCTGTCGGCGACAGATTATTCTCTCGGTTTTGATACGGCTGTGAACGTTATCATGGAGGAAATTGACAGGCTGCGTACCACGGCAGGTTCCCATGGACGGATTTTTGTTGTGGAGACGATGGGGCGGCATGCCGGCTGGCTTGCCCTTCATGGAGGTGAATGCAGCGGCGCATACATGATTTTGATTCCCGAATATCCTTTCGACATGAATCGTATATGCCAACTTCTCCGGGAGCGTGAAGGACGGGAGATACAGTACAGTATTCTTGTTGTCGCTGAAGGGGCAAAACCGGCGGACATGGAAGAATTTTATAAAGATGAAAAATTTGATGACTTTGGACACCGTTCCCTTGGTGGAATTGCCAGATATGTATCGGAGGAGATAGAAAAAAAGACAGGACTTGAATCACGTTATGTGATTCTGAGCCACCTGCAGAGGGGTGGCACTCCATCAGCCTATGATCGCCTGATGGCGAGACGGTTTGGGGTCGCCGCTATTGACATGGTTTTACATGAGGATTTTGGCCGTATGGTGAGCCTCCTCCATGGAGAGATCACCTCTGTTTCACTCAAGGAGGTTATCGACGAATTAAAACTTGTTGATATCGACAAATATTACGACGTCAAAAGATACAACGGGCGGAGAGCTATATTGTAGGTTGCTGAATTATTTAATTTATCCCTAAGTCTGCTACAATTTTTTATCCACTTTAAGCTTAAACTTAAATGGCCTGGAAAAAATCAGCGTGGGATCACCGGTTTTTGGATCGATTGGCCCATCCTTCAGGTAGAATTTCACTTCAAGAGAGTGTTCGTCGATGTCATACACCATGGGGCAGAGTGTCCGGCAGGGAATCGGGAATGCGGCGCCCTCATCGGCGTCAACAGTATGAGCGTACACCATACCCAAAGCCCTCCTCGCATCATCCGGAGAGATCTTTCCCCGGTGCT
This region includes:
- the amrS gene encoding AmmeMemoRadiSam system radical SAM enzyme, translated to MYFTRRELIKTGIVCTLSLSSTDVFARWVLPSEKNEKKITRNDAPDKLWKWSKEVYFKVERGENVQCLTCPNQCFLEPNARSKCQSHVNKDGKLYTLVYGNPCAVHIDPIEKKPLYHFFPSSRTFSIATTGCSFRCLNCQNWEISQVKPEDVRFVEMFPDAVVENARKNDCGSIAYTYSEATTFYEYMLDTSRLAREAGIKNVWVSNGYINKPPLLELCRTLDGANIDIKNFSEEIYSRLNAGRLKPVLRTVTILKERGVWFEITALIVPTYSDNMEMIKRMCEWILENLGPDYPLHFSRFFPRYKLTHLPPTSIPFLENARETAMKMGIHYVYVGNIPQADSNHTYCPSCKKRIIERLGYQIEENRIVDGRCAFCRQTIAGVWE
- a CDS encoding ATP-dependent 6-phosphofructokinase translates to MKIAVLTGGGDCPGLNGAIKWVTKTALDPQLEEKRSVKFEVVGIMNGWKGLVEVDPDNPESCARHLKHLDEEVVRTWDRFGGTNLGASRTNPFNPKNDRSEKLLENVRKLGIDVIVAIGGEDTLGVAHILHKRGIKTVGIPKTIDNDLSATDYSLGFDTAVNVIMEEIDRLRTTAGSHGRIFVVETMGRHAGWLALHGGECSGAYMILIPEYPFDMNRICQLLREREGREIQYSILVVAEGAKPADMEEFYKDEKFDDFGHRSLGGIARYVSEEIEKKTGLESRYVILSHLQRGGTPSAYDRLMARRFGVAAIDMVLHEDFGRMVSLLHGEITSVSLKEVIDELKLVDIDKYYDVKRYNGRRAIL
- a CDS encoding DUF2784 family protein: MFYKVAADFVIFIHFMWIVFVILGFPVFFYFNLSRWRLLHLTALVAAVIMQITQTICPLTYLEVYLKSKNISGAVYPGSFVIERIENIIYIENLATLERITCLTAIFFMVVLLSFWFKPIKLKREKKKK